Proteins encoded by one window of Aphis gossypii isolate Hap1 chromosome X, ASM2018417v2, whole genome shotgun sequence:
- the LOC114133063 gene encoding fumarylacetoacetate hydrolase domain-containing protein 2-like, with protein MIFFRVSYKFLKNTIRIQNNVRSFSSTNHQAMRFVQYRDGCDRGLGIQLNCGKSIVSLNGADPTIPVDMVSFLHSEYSIDRIEKIVKEKKKVLQLNQVELLPCITKPDKVICVGLNYKGHCDEQNKPYPKEPFFFSKFPSTIIGPNDAVKHSSKSKALDWEVEMAVVIGNTCKNVSVDDAYKYVFGYTIAQDISARDWQKTRNNGQWLIAKSMDTFCPLGSVLVHKNEIPEPHSLQIKCSINGVMKQNGSTEELIHRVDKLVSFLSNLITLLPGDIILTGTPSGVGVFREPKEFLKIGDVIESEISCIGKMENPVIADE; from the exons atgattttttttcgtgtttcatataaatttctaaaaaacacTATTAGAATACAAAACAATGTTAGAAGTTTTAGCAGCACTAATCACCAAGCGATGAGATTTGTTCAATATAGAGATGGTTGTGATCGAGGTTTGGGTATCCAGCTGAATTGTGGTAAATCAATAGTGAGCTTGAATGGTGCAGATCCGACTATTCCCGTTGATATGGTATCGTTTTTACACAGTGAATACTCAATTGATAGAATTGAAAA GatagttaaagaaaaaaagaaagtctTGCAGTTGAATCAGGTCGAATTGTTACCATGTATTACTAAACCAGATAAA gTTATATGTGTAGGACTGAATTATAAAGGACACTgtgatgaacaaaataaaccaTACCCCAAAGAGCCattctttttttcaaaattcccAAGTACAATTATTGGCCCAAATGATGCTGTAAAGCattcatcaaaatcaaaa gcATTAGATTGGGAAGTAGAAATGGCTGTAGTTATTGGAAATACATGTAAGAATGTAAGTGTTGACGatgcatataaatatgtgtttggATACACTATTGCTCAAGATATATCAGCAAGAGATTGGCAGAAAACTAGAAACAATGGGCAATGGTTGATTG caaaaAGTATGGATACATTTTGCCCTCTGGGATCAGTTTtggtacataaaaatgaaattcctGAACCACATTcactacaaataaaatgttcaattaatGGTGTCATGAAACAAAATGGTTCTACTGAAGAACTGATTCACAGAGTTGATAAATTAGTTTCATTTTTGTCAAA tttgatCACATTATTGCCTGGAGACATAATTCTTACTGGAACGCCTAGTGGAGTTGGCGTATTTCGAGAAccaaaagaatttttaaaa ATTGGAGATGTCATCGAAAGTGAAATATCATGTATTGGCAAAATGGAAAATCCAGTAATTGcagatgaataa
- the LOC114133068 gene encoding gephyrin-like, with amino-acid sequence MDFEKTTIRVGILTISDSRTPSTSDINSFDSSGHNLIKLINDSNVIKSAKVVQYDCVTDDFDKIQAKMSEWCSERKVDVLLSTGGTGFSSRDVTPEATLGLVQKLTPGISQAIMNESLKLTPMAMLSRAVSGIYEKTLIINLPGSAKASKECLSVVAHTIPHAVSLIKDEKEISKQFHKQLDFTANNKSRVPECVTKIACRPRESQFPKMSMKSALNILKEHAVLQYTENNKIKYPAVLIFSTGDELISIKDSYGDCIRDTNSVMIKQILEQDHYKGQVFNFGIVRDNWDDLCKHFEDAFNNADIIITSGGVSMGEKDLIKHVLKEHFKSKIHFGRVNMKPGMPTTFVTLFFKDTKKYIFCLPGNPVSAGVCTHLFVLPYLRSVSGKKIIIHSLKAKLTHPINGLDIRPEYRRALLKYENGELYVSCLTNHQQSSRLLSFVGSNCLLHLPPSSEEANIESSTIMDVTLIKSIENTYIAPILNETNLSIEIIKKQGISDNIKKEELLLFSCINDVLHLMTENIFEAKTKNIPTDSAMGYVLYSPVYSSENLPPFPASIKDGYAIKYINEDCWSPNSNIFNVVQVSVAGTAPDCQKEIKEGECARISTGAPLPPGANCVVQVEDTAVVSKSSDGKVELAISILKEPKLFENVRSIGSDISVGQHLLDQKTVLGPFEIALLRSVGCENVQVYKCPSIHIIPCNDNSAYAISHKLKNMLEVADFKGNLFSQLLCKNITNFSELFKNVFDYDDVIIICGSFFEFCDVVESHIHIRNDTRKISLGFGRMNHNEKNVVFLHIGICDSDYIYNCVHLFILPFLRFTTGRKKIISSIKTKCNVTLHNLPLDKFEKAELDYENGDFNVTCFTMNRQSCLVNIPSSADKMNNKLKEEKKTELDAIVTENSDSYFIYY; translated from the exons atggattttgaaaaaacaacTATAAGAGTGGGAATACTAACaa TTAGTGACTCTAGAACACCTTCAACATCtgatattaattcatttgacTCCAGTGgccataatttaattaaattgattaatgattcaaatgtaattaaatcgGCTAAAGTAGTTCAGTATGATTGTGTCACTgatgattttgataaaattcag GCAAAAATGTCTGAATGGTGTTCTGAAAGAAAGGTAGATGTTTTATTGAGTACAGGTGGTACAGGTTTTAGTTCAAGAGATGTAACTCCTGAGGCAACTCTTGGACTTGTTCAAAAATTGACACCTGGTATAAGCCAAGCAATAATGAATGAGAGTTTAAAACTTACTCCAATGGCAATGCTttctag agcaGTGTCTggaatatatgaaaaaactttaattattaatttaccagGGAGTGCTAAAGCTAGTAAAGAGTGTTTATCTGTTGTTGCTCACACTATACCACATGCTGTTTCATTAATCAAAGATGAAAaagaaatttcaaaacaatttcataAGCAGCTAGATTTCACAGCTAATAACAAATCAAGAGTTCcg gAATGTGTAACAAAAATTGCGTGTCGACCCAGAGAATCACAATTTCCAAAAATGTCCATGAAATcagctttaaatattttaaaagaacatGCCGTCTTACAATATACagaaaacaacaaaattaa gtatCCTgctgttttgattttttctacTGGCGATGAACTTATAAGCATTAAAGATTCATATGGTGATTGTATCAGAGACACTAACTCTGTtatgataaaacaaatattggaaCAAGACCATTATAAGGGGCAGGTATTCAATTTTGGAATTGTACGAGACAA ttGGGATGACCTTTGCAAACATTTTGAAGATGCATTTAACAAtgctgatataataataaccagtGGAGGTGTATCTATGGGCGaaaaagatttaattaaacacGTGCTcaaagaacattttaaaagtaaaattcattttGGAAGAGTTAATATGAAACCAgg AATGCCAACTACCTTTGTGACGCTTTTTTTCAAAGAcacaaagaaatatatattttgtttgccTGGTAATCCTGTGTCTGCTGGTGtttgtacacatttatttgtattgccATATTTAAGATCAGTTTCTGGAAAAAAGATAATTATCCATTCTTTAAAAGcaaag CTAACACATCCTATCAATGGATTGGATATTAGACCAGAATATCGAAGGGCGTTGCTGAAGTATGAAAATGGAGAATTATACGTGTCATGTTtga CTAATCATCAACAAAGTAGCAGGCTTTTGAGTTTTGTGGGTTCTAACTGTTTACTCCATTTACCTCCGTCATCAGAAGAAGCAAATATTGAATCAAGTACAATTATGGATGTTACactaattaaaagtatagaaaatacatatattgcaccaatattaaatgaaacaaaCTTATCTATCGAG ataatcaaAAAACAAGGTATTTctgacaatataaaaaaagaagaactGCTTCTCTTTTCATGTATTAATGATGTACTGCATTTGATgacagaaaatatatttgaagctaaaactaaaaacatacctactga CTCTGCTATgggttatgttttatattcacCCGTTTATTCTTCTGAAAATTTACCACCATTTCCAGCTTCTATAAAAGATGGGTATGCTATTAAGTACATTAATGAGGATTGTTGGTCTCCAAActccaatatatttaatgttgtacAAGTATCAGTGGCTGGTACAgct cctGATTGTCAAAAAGAGATTAAGGAAGGAGAATGTGCACGTATTAGTACTGGTGCACCTTTACCACCAGGAGCTAATTGTGTTGTACAAGTTGAAGATACAGCTGTTGTATCTAAATCATCTGATGGAAAAGTTGAATTGgctatttctatattaaaagaacctaaactatttgaaaatgttag AAGTATTGGTTCTGACATCTCAGTAGGACAACATCTTTTAGATCAGAAAACTGTTCTAGGTCCCTTTGAAATAGCTTTGCTACGTTCTGTAGGTTGTGAAAATGTGCAAGTGTATAA atgtcCATCAATACACATTATTCCATGTAATGACAATTCGGCATATGCAATATCTCATAAGTTAAAGAATATGTTGGAAGTGGCTGACTTTAAAGGAAACTTATTTagtcaattattatgtaaaaa CATAACCAATTTCTCTGAGCtctttaaaaacgtatttgaTTATGAtgatgtcattattatttgtggtagtttttttgaattttgtgatGTTGTTGAATCACATATTCATATTCGCAACGATACAcgcaa GATTTCACTTGGATTTGGTAGAATGAACCACAATGAGaaaaatgtagtatttttacatattggtATATGTGACTCggattatatctataattgtgtacatttattcatattaccttttttaagatttactactggcagaaaaaaaattatttcttcaataaaaacaaaa tgtAATGTGACCTTGCATAATTTACCTTTAGACAAATTTGAAAAAGCTGAACTTGATTATGAAAACGGAGATTTCAATGTTACTTGTTTCACAA TGAATCGTCAAAGTTGTCTTGTAAATATACCATCTTCTGCAgacaaaatgaataataagttaaaagaagaaaaaaaaactgaattagATGCAATTGTTACTGAAAATTctgattcttattttatatattactaa
- the LOC114133065 gene encoding WD repeat-containing protein 3 — translation MGITKQYLRYVPLKNFNIVCHPDCNIVFVTLNGISDRYVAVGACENVIIWDLRLEKLVMTIEDEDMKNNTSKKISVVKLATTPEGKHIAVGYSDGLVNTFNLATGELIGTFQGHRSTITALTYDTHGHMLASGSKDTEAVIWDVIAEKGLHRLSGHKGVVTGVQFINKHNLVVTSSKDTYIKFWDLTTGHCFKTLAGHITEVWTLSILRNDDFVVAGSNDAELRTWKISKMNDEESEIKMSELLSSDNLLDFASSIKCEKSGSLMREGPGRVVSSATDNTNHVLCVHGHGKLLELFIFSGDGEALERLRNRQRKFRKKASKRGENDEDIAFLNEKNPALQDVVRRLPPILTDYKIKSADLVVNQTHVKVVVSMADNTLAFYSVSLAVGKEVKRIRKISLHGHRSNVRVLAFSSDNLAVFTGGSESVKMWNKKSLNCIRTVETSSPVQCLCVVPGDRHILAGLDDGKLLVIDIAAGDIIESISAHLKDLKSIYMLPDELGCITGGGDSTVKLWQLELVILPNTDRKVLSLLHLKTLELDENVQCSRVSPDNKLLAVALLDNTVKIFFMDTFKHFIDLYGHTLPVNDMDISYDSSIIITASGDKTIRIWGLDYGDCHRRLTTESTLTSIKFIPKTHQFFTTDKNGNVKHWDADVFERVLTLQGHRGECYNMSVSGNGHYIASCGQDNVIRLYEKTEEPLVLEDEREEERTQEDEKELATGEETNVYGGPSVLALPTKKTISSEKAAELLLECLNVIKEYKDSLLENETKGLDKPSLPIIMTAFNVKNTDDYLLEIIKRIRSSELEEVLLLMPFSSVCYFMEALIPLLNHMHHGIEPVVRSLIFLVQTLHKPISSVKDMMPILRQLNVLATKKTNEFRDLVGENLHSLMFINNSQEEEELVFNITQNVQKKRKRQKQKLLKTVIVNI, via the exons atggGTATAACCAAGCAATACTTGCGTTATGTTCCattgaaaaatttcaatattgtttGCCATCCTGACTGTAACATAGTCTTTGTAACGCTGAACGGTATTTCTGACAGATATGTAGCTGTTGGTGCTtgtgaaaatgttataatttggGACTTGCGTTTGGAAAAATtg GTTATGACAATTGAAGATgaagatatgaaaaataatacatcaaaaaaaatatctgtcgTTAAGTTAGCCACTACTCCGGAAGGTAAACATATTGCTGTAGGCTATTCTGATGGTTTAGTGAATACGTTTAATTTGGCGACTGGTGAACTTATTGGAACATTCCAAGGTCATCGTTCAACCATTACTGCACTAACTTATGACACTCATGGTCACATGCTCGCTTCAGGTTCCAAA gatACTGAAGCAGTAATTTGGGATGTTATAGCAGAAAAAGGTTTACATAGATTGTCTGGTCACAAGGGTGTAGTGACAGGAGTCCAGTTTATTAACAAGCACAACCTTGTGGTGACATCATCAAAGgatacttatattaagttttgGGATTTAACAACTGGGCACTGTTTCAAGACATTGGCAGGTCATATAACTGAA gTATGGACTTTGTCTATTTTACGCAATGACGATTTTGTAGTTGCTGGCAGCAATGACGCTGAACTACGTACTtggaaaatatcaaaaatgaatGATGAGGAATCTGAGATTAAAATGTCTGAGCTTTTGTCTTCAGATAACTTATTAGATTTTGct TCAtcaataaaatgtgaaaaaagtGGATCTTTAATGAGAGAAGGTCCTGGCCGTGTTGTTTCATCAGCTACAGATAATACAAATCATGTTCTCTGTGTTCATGGACATGGTAAATTGTtggagttatttatttttagtgggGATGGTGAAGCATTAGAACGTTTACGTAATCGTCAAAGAAAATTTAGGAAAAAAGCTTCtaa GCGTGGTGAGAATGATGAagatattgcatttttaaatgaaaaaaatcctGCATTGCAAGATGTAGTTCGACGTTTACCTCCTATTTTAACTgactacaaaattaaatctgCTGATTTGGTTGTAAATCAAACCCAtgttaaa GTTGTAGTGAGTATGGCAGATAACACTTTAGCATTTTATTCTGTGTCATTAGCAGTTGGTAAAGAAGTAAAACGAATTCGGAAGATTTCGTTACATGGCCATAGATCTAATGTAAGAGTTTTAGCATTTAGTTCAGACAATTTAGCTGTATTCACTGGAGGTTCAGAGTCTGTAAAAATGTGGAACAAAAAATCTCTTAATTGCATTCGAACTGTGGAAACATCAAGTCCTGTTCAGTGTTTATGTGTGGTTCCCGGCGACAGACATATTTTAGCTGGTCTTGATGATGGTAAATTGTTGGTAATTGACATAGCTGCAGGAGATATTATTGAAAGCATTTCTGCACATCTAAAAGAtttgaaatcaatttatatgttACCAGACgag TTGGGCTGTATTACGGGCGGTGGTGATAGTACAGTTAAACTATGGCAATTGGAATTAGTAATTTTGCCAAATACTGATCGAAAAGTATTATCGTTATTGCACCTGAAGACATTAGAGTTGGATGAAAATGTACAGTGTTCAAGAGTAAGCCcagataacaaattattagcaGTTGCTCTTTTAGATAAcactgtcaaaatattttttatggacACATTTAAG cactTTATTGATCTTTATGGACACACACTACCGGTTAATGATATGGACATAAGCTATGattcatcaattattataactgcaAGTGGTGATAAGACAATCAGAATTTGGGGCTTGGATTATGGAGACTGTCATAGGCGTTTAACTACAGAGTCTACTTTGACCAGTATTAAGTTTATTCCCAAGACTCATCAGTTTTTCACTACCGATAAGAATGGAAACGTTAAACATTGGGATGCCGATGTCTTTGAAAGAGTCCTGACacttcaa ggTCACCGAGGggaatgttataatatgtctgTGAGTGGAAATGGTCATTATATTGCGAGTTGTGGCCAAGACAATGTTATACGCTTATATGAGAAAACTGAAGAGCCTCTTGTATTAGAAGATGAACGGGAAGAAGAAAGGACACAAGAAGATGAAAAAGAACTAGCCACTGGTGAAGAAACCAATGTGTATGGAGGGCCATCTGTTCTTGCATTACCAACAAAAAAGACCATTTCATCTGAAAAAGct gctgAATTATTATTGGAGTGTTTAAATGTAATCAAAGAGTACAAAGATAGCCTATTAGAAAACGAAACTAAAGGTCTAGACAAACCATCattaccaataataatgactgcgtttaatgttaaaaatactgacgattatttattagaaataattaaaagaatacGCTCAAg tgAGTTGGAAGAGGTTTTATTACTGATGCCTTTTTCAagtgtatgttattttatggAAGCGTTAATACCATTGTTAAATCATATGCACCACGGAATTGAGCCAGTTGTCCGAtcacttatatttttagtacaaaCATTGCATAAACCAATATCATCTGTCAAAGATATGATGCCTATCCTAAGGCAATTAAATGTACTTGCAACAAAGAAAACTAATGAATTTAGA gATTTAGTGGGTGAAAATTTACACTCATTGATGTTCATAAACAATAGccaagaagaagaagaattaGTATTCAACATTACACAAAATGttcaaaagaaaagaaaacgaCAAAAgcaaaaactgttaaaaactgttattgttaatatttaa
- the LOC114133066 gene encoding ATP-dependent 6-phosphofructokinase-like, which yields MSFYDFKLIFEKFPRGKNSSVTLAVLTSGGDSQGMNAAVRSVVRVSIQLGANVYFVKEGYYGLIEGNDYITKANWYDVSFTLNLGGTIIGTKRCMEFMTKEGRMKATKNMISLGIGNLVVIGGDGSLSGANIFREEWPSYIDELLRKGEIDEETSKKFDHLNLVGIVGSIDNDFSGTDMTIGADTALHRILEAIDSIVSTAFSHQRTFIMEVMGRNCGYLAVKSALMCEADYLFIREWPQKLDWPDKLCEHVQRARKYGKRLNIIIVSEGAVDLNGTAITSEMVKNVLVDRLQQDARVTVLGHVQRGGSPSAFDRILASRMGAHAVLCLLEATKTSEPKVVCLNANTIEHQSLMKCVKSTFEIANAIEQKDFDKALKLRGQSFEQNLVTYKQMIHKEIVNLEGKITLILNIGGSSNGINALMYSIVRATIASKHRVLGAKFSIDGLIKGEVIELHWSSVIGWLNQGGVKLGITRTIPDEEMMKKVAMQMKNLNISSCIIAGGTEALKTGIMMYDYRKKYKEFCIPLVVVPVTYSNNVPGTDFSLGADTALNQIVKLCDIIRQSAEGHTPRVFVVEILGGLCGYLTSMTALACGADASYILEEKHSIIDLMDCLYRMVEKFDTKKITRGLVLRSEKANENYTTNFINKLLTEEGKTSFVTRSSILGSIATGGVPSPFDRSFALKEGQLAVEWINNIEAQHPEQMTLPNSAVLLGLIRSDFKFTPLEDFKFINNAKRTNDQSWWLNFRPLIKMLEEPNYWKQFM from the exons at gtcattttatgattttaaattgatttttgagAAGTTTCCACGTGGAAAGAACTCAAGTGTAACATTAGCAGTCTTGACTAGTGGAGGAGACTCTCAAG GAATGAATGCAGCAGTAAGGTCTGTTGTTAGAGTATCAATTCAATTAGGCGCGaatgtttattttgtcaaaGAAGGATATTATGGACTAATTGAAGGCAatgattatataacaaaaGCTAATTGGTATGACGTATCTTTTACTCTAAATTTG ggTGGTACTATTATTGGAACAAAAAGGTGTATGGAGTTTATGACTAAAGAAGGAAGAATGAAAgcaactaaaaatatgatatcacTTGGCATTGGTAACTTGGTGGTAATTGGCGGAGACGGTTCCTTGTCTGGTGCTAATATTTTTCGTGAAGAATGGCCAAGTTATATTGATGAACTTTTAAGAAAag GGGAGATAGATGAAgaaacttcaaaaaaatttgaccATTTAAACTTGGTTGGCATTGTTGGATCAATTGACAACGATTTTAGCGGCACTGACATGACCATTGGTGCTGATACAGCACTTCATCGAATACTTGAAGCAATAGATTCTATTGTAAGCACTGCATTTTCTCATCAAAGAACGTTTATAATGGAAGTTATGGGTCGTAATTGTGg ttatttagCTGTCAAAAGTGCGTTGATGTGTGAAGCTGATTACTTATTCATTAGGGAATGGCCGCAGAAATTGGATTGGCCAGATAAGTTATGTGAACATGTGCAAAGg gcaagaaaatatggtaaaaggttaaacattataattgtttcGGAAGGAGCAGTTGACTTAAATGGTACTGCTATTACATCAGAAATggtcaaaaatgttttagtagACAGATTACAACAAGACGCTAGGGTAACTGTTTTAGGACATGTTCAAAGAGGCGGAAGTCCTTCAGCATTTGATAGAAttttg GCATCACGCATGGGTGCTCACGctgttttgtgtttattagAAGCTACAAAAACATCTGAACCAAAAGTTGTATGTCTTAATGCTAATACAATTGAACATCAATCATTGATGAAATGTGTCAAAAGTACGTTTGAAATAGCAAACGCCATTGAACAAAAAGATTTCGATAAGGCATTGAAACTTCGAGGCCA GagttttgaacaaaatttagTGACATACAAACAAATGATACACAAAGAAATCGTTAATCTAgaa ggaaaaataactttaatattgaatattggaGGCTCTAGTAACGGAATAAACGCATTAATGTATTCTATAGTTCGAGCAACAATAGCATCAAAACATCGGGTACTTGGAGCGAAATTCAGTATTGATGGATTAATAAAAGGCGAA gtTATTGAACTTCATTGGTCCAGTGTTATTGGTTGGCTAAATCAAGGCGGTGTTAAGTTAGGAATAACAAGAACAATTCCTGATGAGGAAATGATGAAAAAGGTTGCGATGcaaatgaaaaacttaaatattagctCGTGTATAATTGCTGGAGGAacagaa GCCTTAAAGACCGGTATAATGATGTATGATTATCGGAAAAAGTATAAAGAGTTTTGTATACCTTTAGTAGTAGTACCAGTTACATATAGCAACAACGTACCAGGAACCGATTTTTCACTGGGAGCAGATACAGCTTTAAATCAAATCGTTAAG ttgtgTGACATAATTAGACAATCGGCTGAAGGTCATACGCCACGAGTTTTTGTGGTTGAAATATTAGGTGGATTATGTGGTTATTTAACGTCTATGACGG catTGGCGTGTGGTGCAGACGCTTCGTATATTTTAGAAGAAAAGCACAGCATCATAGATTTAATGGATTGCTTGTATAGAATGGTTGAAAAATTTGACACCAAAAAAATTACCAGAGGACTTGTGTTAAG ATCTGAAAAAGccaatgaaaattataccacgaattttataaataagctaCTGACTGAAGAAGGAAAAACATCGTTCGTCACTAGAAGTTCTattttag GAAGCATTGCAACTGGTGGTGTACCCAGTCCGTTTGATAGGTCATTTGCTCTAAAAGAAGGGCAACTGGCAGTTGAGTGGATAAATAACATAGAAGCTCAACATCCAGAACAGATGACATTGCCAAATTCAGCTGTATTATTGGGTCTAATAAGAAGTGATTTCAAATTCACACCACtagaagattttaaatttattaacaatgc AAAAAGAACCAACGATCAATCCTGGTGGCTAAATTTCAGAccactaataaaaatgttagaagAGCCAAATTACTGGAAACAATTTATGTAA